A stretch of the Erinaceus europaeus chromosome 23, mEriEur2.1, whole genome shotgun sequence genome encodes the following:
- the LOC103123657 gene encoding zinc finger protein 709-like → MAVSQCSVTHEDVTVIFSQEEWALLNPSEKKLYRDVMWETFMNFVSIEKLQGDHSTKEQHNQQGSKQSNIVNITEAKERSQNGQKHQECELNNHVFTYSCHLQKQKRIHIGEKSYECKQCSKIFSCSKYLWKHERIHSAEKRYECKQCSETFSSSSHPQEHERSHSGEKPYECKKCSKKFSCSSDLWTHETTHSGEEPYECKHCSKTFCFFSQLQRHERTHSGEKPYGCKQCSKTFIQSNHLQQHERTHSGEKPYGCKQCSKTFSSSSSLRRHERTHSGEKPYGCKQCSKTFLSSSNLQRHERTHSGVKPYGCKQCSKTFRSSTHLRTHERTHSGEKPYECKQCSKTFRQFNALQEHERTHSGEKPYKCTQCNKTFIYSSTFRTHERSHSGEKPYECKQCTKTFGSSSSLRQHEITHSEEKPYECKQCHKAFKLSSSLRKHERIHSGEKPYECKQCHKTFSQSSLLRRHERIHSGEKPYECKQCNKTFRQLSNLQTHERIHSGEKPYKCKEHSTTFRYPSHL, encoded by the exons TGCTCAGTGACTcatgaagatgtaactgtgatattcagtcaagaggagtgggcactattaaatccttcagagaagaaactctacagagatgtgatgtgggAAACCTTTATGAACTTTGTCTCAATAG aAAAATTGCAAGGGGACCATTCTACAAAAGAGCAGCACAACCAGCAAGGAAGTAAACAAAG TAATATAGTCAATATCACTGAAGCCAAAGAAAGAAGTCAAAATGGTCAAAAACATCAAGAATGTGAATTAAATAACCACGTATTCACTTATTCTTGTCATcttcaaaaacagaaaagaattcaCATTGGAGAGAAatcttatgaatgtaaacaatgtagcaaAATATTCAGTTGTTCCAAATATCTTTGGaagcatgaaagaattcacagtgcagagaaacgctatgaatgtaaacaatgcagTGAAACATTCAGTTCTTCTAGTCATCCTCAAGAACATGAAAGAAGTCACAGTGGTGAGAAACCATATGAATGTAAAAAATGTAGTAAaaaattcagttgttccagtgaTCTTTGGACACATGAAACAACCCACAGTGGAGAggaaccctatgaatgtaaacattgTAGTAAAACATTCTGTTTTTTTAGTCAACTTCAAAGGCATGAAAGAacacacagtggagagaaaccctatggatgtaaacaatgtagtaaaacattcattcaATCCAATCATCTTCAacaacatgaaagaactcacagtggagagaaaccctatggatgtaaacagtgtagtaaaacattcagttcttccagtTCTCTTCGGaggcatgaaagaactcacagtggagagaaaccctatggatgtaaacagtgtagtaaaacattccttTCTTCTAGTAATCTTCaaagacatgaaagaactcacagtggagtgAAACCCTAtggatgtaaacagtgtagtaaaacattccgttCTTCTACTCATCTTcgaacacatgaaagaactcacagcggagagaaaccctatgaatgtaaacaatgtagtaaaacattcaggcaattcAATGCTCTTCAGGAACATGaacgaactcacagtggagagaaaccatatAAATGTACGCAATGTAATAAAACATTCATATACTCCAGTACTTTTAGGACACATGAAagatctcacagtggagagaaaccctatgaatgtaaacagtgtactaAAACATTCGGTTCTTCCAGTTCTCTCCGACAGCATGAAATAACTCATAGtgaagagaaaccctatgaatgtaaacaatgtcatAAAGCATTCAAACTTTCCAGTTCTCttaggaaacatgaaagaattcacagtggtgagaagccctatgaatgtaaacaatgtcatAAAACATTCAGTCAGTCCAGTCttcttcggagacatgaaagaattcacagtggtgagaaaccttatgaatgtaagcAATGTAATAAAACATTCAGACAGCTATCtaatcttcagacacatgaaagaattcacagtggagaaaaacccTATAAATGTAAAGAACATAGTACAACATTTAGGTATCCCAGTCATCTTTAG